In the genome of Arctopsyche grandis isolate Sample6627 chromosome 13, ASM5162203v2, whole genome shotgun sequence, the window CACGGCAGCAACACtcgtataaataattcataatataaaagaaatcatacaatatatataaagaaaGTCAATCTagcacataaataaaaattaattccaacTTATACGCATAAGATGTCAGATCTAATCCGGAAATACATAGCATTGATCTGTAGCTCTCAGGAAATACATACTATTGATGATCAGATTGATTTTTTCATTTCGCGTCTGCTACTTTTTGATTTACGACTCGATATGTAGCatgcaatatatattatataggtacccgtgtacatataataattcgaATGAAATTGGCCAGTCACCGATTGCACAATCCCCGGTTGCACAATTTGCAGCAGACGATTTTGAGACTGGTGCAACGCGAAATTCGACACGTGCAATTATTCAGTCAGTTGAAAATGCCCGAAAAGTCAaagtcattattattattgtggtCATCGCGCGATGATTGTCCATTATTAAGTGTGTCCACTTATAAAGTTTACGCCGTTTCTTAATCATCTAGTACTTTGATTTCGTCAATTTCAAATTTGACCAAGACGCATTTTCAGACCCATAGTACGTGTATCATGTTTTGCTTTAATTCACATACACGTGTAAATCGAATaaaggatgatttttttatgtcgatatttgatattataatgtattaaatgaaaaataatattatcagattacaattgaaaataataaatataataatactgtCAAAGTCTACTGAATGATTTTGtagtgtttttttattgaaatatgtaaacGCCATCACTTTAGAAGTGTACTCTACTGTACTGTACTGATACAATTGAGCACATTACATTGTAtagtaaatgaaataatatttctttGCAAGTAGGCATAGAAATGATGAGAAAACATATTTCGGAAATCGGTCAAAAGAGTAATCATAATTTGATATGACGGATTTTTTCCAGTCATAACATGATGGAACTTAAATAACGTCAAATGGTTAAAATAAACACTAATACACGATTCATATAACATgtatgatttatatattatattagagtgTCAGTGCTTAAGCATTATCgtgaagaaataattaaaatttatgctaaaaataagtttgaaatctcaataaaatggaaatagaaaataataaggTATAATTTCCAACAATTTGGACCCACATAATTAATgacaatatttttgaattgactAAAACTATGAATGagcatatcaaattttatatcaataatCATAGTATTTAACTATTTGCGTAAAAATATGTAACCAACAAGTTTTGAAATAGTGTCAAAGCGAAAAAAACcgtttttcataaattttagcagaataaatcaaaattaatatatgtaaaattctttttgaaataaaaatgcatataaagAATAGAGCAGatatcatacaaaaaaataaaattatagaataaaatagataacctttctaatatgtacatacatatgtatgtatgtactttaaataTTTCCAATTGATTCTCGCCCCAAAAAGCTTGGATGCCCCTGCTTTTTTTGAAAAGTAATTATTGACTATATGCCTGACTGCGGTATAATACTAACatagttttctttattttagctagtgaaaattatttaattaaagcgTTTCAAGTTACATATTGTGTAATTGTTTCCGCCCCACTCTGTAGAAGCCTAAGAAAAATATTGAACATCATCAGCCTGATTAACACATCACTTTAAATCAACACCTAAACAACTTATGGCCTGTATCGTCACAAAAAATTGACGTTAAAATGTTGAATGAAgcgatatatataattttttcatacaCAAAGTACTGTACTAGCCAAAAAAATTGACCCCAAGCACTTGTACTTGTTTGCGATCGACGAAACTTACCCAATATCCGACCATATCGATTTCCTGTCCCagatcttattattatttacacacatatacgaattttattacataagacACGAAGCTTAATCCAAATACGTCCCtggattaaaaaatacatatatttataggtatatacaaatgttaaatcatacattaatttatataggtatacatacatatatcagatttcATGCGAACTTATAACGATAGATAAGAAGCATTGCAAATTATCGATTACATTAAACATTTTATACCCGTCAGCGGTGATCACTACTAAAACTATCAAAGTATCGATCGTGTAGAAGCCATAAGAGATAAGATTATGTGGAATTATCGAATGTGTGTTACGTGAACAATGTCCAAATAGAAAGCGTTTCCTAGCTCGCTTGCTTGCTCTCATTTTCGGGGCAATTAGGCAGATTGTGCACCATCACACCATTGCCATAACCACACACCGGTGGaccaaaaaaaatgataaaaaatggtGGGATGTTGCCAAAGAATATCCCGTCATATAAATAGCAAACGGACTGTGCAAAAGGCAACAGTTGCGAACTGTTCGTCCAGAACGAAAAGACCAAATCAATCATGAAACTATTGGTAAGGTTTAGGGCGAATCGTGTtgtaaattttgatttctttagattttggtttaattttctatcaatttaaaaatgtatagtaaaaaaatgaaaaacattacgattgtaaaaatattttagccaAATTTAGTTCGAATCGTAATTATTTgtccaatataaaaaaataaggaaaaattattttcgataGGAAAAGtttgatatttgttttattacttaattattaaaaattaaactaataaaataaaccatatgatgcttttaaaaatttattaaatacatagattttaatcgtatattaaataatttgaaatttaacatATTAATTCTATAGCTACTTTATATAATACTCACAATGCATAaagattgaatttaaatttacatttttttttttaattttctaaaatatttaatatcgaaaaataataaaaatttacatattatttaaaagtttaattacataatttttttaaaataaattgtgccACTGTTAATCaatccatttaaaataattataatcaacgaaacgtacatatgtatttatatatgaaaattcgGTGGAAAAAtcgttacataaaaaaataaaaaaaattttacaatcttttcataaatttaaatcattgttTCGTTTAAAGGTAGTACTTGTTTTTAATTGGACTGTCAAAATCTTACTATTTTTCAGGCGTTAGTAGGATTTACGCTCCTCTTCGCAGCAGTCCTAGCTGCCGAGGACAAGAAAGAACCGACTAAAGAAGTGGCCAAAGAACCAGCTAAAGAAGCGTCCGAAGTGAAAGAGGTTAAAATTGAAAAGAAGGCTGAGAAGAGTGAAGGAAAGGAAAAGCGTGGATTGTTCGACTTGGGCTATGGCGGACATGACTTCGGAGGATATGGAGGTGGAGGCTTTGGAGGACATGAAGGTGGCGGACTTGGTGGATTTGGAGGTGGTGGAATCGGAGGACACGAAGGCGGAGGACTAGGAGGATTCGAAGGGCATGAGCTTTCAGGCGGGTTTGGAGATTCCGGAGGATTTGGTGAACATGGATACGGATCAGGCGGTTTGGGAGGAGGATTCGGAGGAGGATTAGGAGGAGGTGGAGGAGGTGGAGGTGGTGGAGGAGGACACGGACCTACCATCATCACCAAAACCATCCACGTACCTAAACCCTATCCAGTCCACATCGACAGGCCAATTCCAGTTCACGTCAAAGTACCAATCGACAGGCCGTATCCAGTACATGTGCCAAAACCGTACCCAGTTCATGTTGAGAAATTAGTTCCCTACAAGGTCGACAGGCCAATTCCATACCCTGTCAAAGTACCTGTAAAAATACCCGTGATTAAGAGAGTCGAAGTACCCGTAATCAAACCATACCCAGTTCCTGTGGACAAGCCGTACCCAGTCCCGGTCCCACATCCAGTTATTGTCGAGAAGAAAGTACCGGTTTATATCAAGAGTGAAGGCTCTTCTTCGGGAGGTTTTGGAGGACTCGGAGGACATGGTGGTGGATTCGGAGAACTCGGAGGACAAGGTGGAGGATTTGGAGGACACGGTGGAGGACTTGAAGGATTCGGAGGACATGGTGATTTTTCAGAGTTGTCTCAGGGTGGTGGTGATTTTTCCGGCGGATCTTTAGGCGGACATGAGTTTTCCGGCCATGAGCTCTCCGGAGGTTTCTCAGGAGGTGGACTTTCCGGTGGAGGTCATGGAGGCTTCTCAGGAGGTGGACTTTCAGGTGGAGGTCATGGAGGTTTCTCAGGAGGTGGGCTTTCAGGTGGAGGTCACGGAGGTTCCGGAGGCGCATACTCATCACAAAAAATCACCATTcaccattgattttttttaatatatttattttaaataatatttcatcctACATGTAAATCATAAAAACCTTGAATTCGCTGTGAGCCattgttttgtattatattaatgtatgtatatataaaatgttaagattttaataattaattccaaatctatgtattaattattaaatcatctatgctttaaaattaaataaaaaaataaaatatattcaatttgtttttatttttcgcgATATAGCCCGTAGGAGTAAATGGTctacatttacatttttaaaccAATAAAATGCATTGTTAATCAATGCTAACGATTTTGACATTTGACTTTTCATTTCACATGTTAGACgtacaataaaaaatgattcCTAGAAGAGAAACTATTAAAATGGTAGCAACACGTATCaagagcatacatacatatgtaatatgcatatcataattaataaaaaaaataaaaaacgaaaattGCATATAGAAGCTTGAAtgaacatataaaatttaaataacaatatttgaagtacatatgtatgtataaaaaaacggaTCACGAAACTTCTACATGTggtttataaaaagaaaaaaatgaaaatttaattatgaaattggGCACAAACAGCACAAAACACACCACAAACatgatataatttgtatatgtcGCAATAAGTGAACGTTTAGGATAaaattttcaaggaaaaaaaatCTGGACGACTGAATAACAGTTTACTTGACGTATGCTGTCATATAACTTTCCATTTcactaattgaaaatattattaactcGTACAATTAACCAGTTTCGCATCAAAAAATGACCTGCCTCAACAATCTCATTTGGAAAAATTGCAATCTTATCAGGAAGTGATATTTGATCAAATGCGACATCCTTCGAAAATTCCCCATCAACGATTGAACCTTTAAAATTGCATGGGTGAGtactcatattaaataatatgtatatgtatataaatcattcttttatatgtacatcCTTGATTGTAATCAGTGCAAAAAATATAGATTATGCAATAGTCGAGTTTCAAAACGGGTTCACACTGAATTCGCTCAACCGAAACGAGTatcgaattatttaaaatatatctataattatGTAGTATAATTCATGTAAACGAAATAAGTAATTGTTCCGTTCATAAGTGGTCCCATGATTCAATGTCTCAGTTCTTGAACATTTATTTGCACGATGTTAATGTGATGGTCGCAATAGCAAAAATATGTTGTTGATGATACGTTGATCAATCTTATGCAAATGTGCTTTAAAATAATTGCAACAGGAAATTAGTGGCTcgcataataaattatattgacaTCTACTACTGTTATTCAAGAcgaaaaagtaattaaattaattgcatAATATCGTTAGAAAGTATGGCAAAATTAGACATAAACTACAAGCCATTTTAAATAAGTATAATTTATGTTcgtgatgtatatatgtatgtatgtatgaatatttatttattgagctAACCTTATTTTCATCGATAATTAcgaggaaatatttaaaataaaatcggtTACATGTCAAGTCTTATGTTTAAACTTTTTCATAGTTAAGACTTTTTATAGTATTATGAATTAATTCGAGAAATTTATGAATTAGTTGGAAAATTCTTCAGTAGATGTCACATAattaaaatgcatataaaaatacaaagataaaacgaataattatttcattgttttcttaatgtattttatttatttaatatattgtattagaATGCGCAACAAATAATTGGttaagaattaaataataattttactagagacatctattgtaacaaaaaaacttttttctatattagttataatataaagttatagatggcttttatattatgtttatcattattatttattattcatttcaaaAACAAGTTCAAAacctgtacatattatataactgAATATAACTTAACCCAATGAAATCattatgtgtatttaatttgaaatttttttcaaaacggtttatctattgaaaatgtttttccaatttaaaaataattttatgaaaaatctaGAACAACCttatagtattatttaaaatttggtttGATGATTCTAAAATGCGCACTCTcagtaattttaattaaactgtACCATAATTAACGTAATTTCCAAAACGAGAAAGTTTatgtgtttaaaattaaaataaaatacacgaaatgcaatacaaaattatatattttcatcataaattataatcaatattagCTCACTTtacaaaagcaattaaaaagaAAGATTTTGATAATTGGCCGTGAATGCAGGAATATTATCAGCCACATTTTCTAATCATTGATATCAGTGGTGGACTGAATGTTGATAACTGGAAGCCAAACCGTGCCTAGAATAGCCATGGGAATAATCACTAATAGCATGACCATACAAGCCTATTCCATGCCCGGAAAAGTCCAATCCATGCGAACTACCAGCGTTGATGTAAACTGGCACTTTCTTCTCGACGATGTATGGCTTTGGAACTGGAACTGGATACGGCCTGTCGACTGGAACTGGGTAGGGTTTTGGCACTGGTACTTCGACCCTTTGGATGATCGGTATCTTCACGGGTACTTTGACTGGGTATGGGACTGGCCTGTCTACCTTATATGGGATCCTCTTCTCAACGTGAACTGGGTACGGCTTTGGCACATGTACTGGATATGGTCTATCGACTGGGATCCTAATTGGTACTACGACCTTCCTTTCGATATGAACTGGGTACGGCTGAGGTACTGGAATAGTGTTGGTGATCACTTTTGGGGCATATCCGTTGTGAGAGTATGAAGATAGTCCCGAGTCGAAGTTGCTATGTCCTCCATATCCCAAGCTCCCAATTCCACGTTTGGTCTGCTGTTTGGTGTCCTCAGCAGATGCGGTCAATGCCAGGTAGGCGACACAACCAAAAATCAgctgaaattgaatttttttttcatcatttgaCCTTTTGGATAGGATTTTTTGGTAGAATAATTAAGCAGGACTTACTAAATACTTCATGGTTATCCTTGCGTGTTGTCGATGTTGTCGCCAGCCGCAACTGATGCTCTTCCATCGTTTGGTCATGGGTTTTATACTAGTTAATTTCGATGTGTCGCTTTCAAAATTTCGCGTTGGTTCACTCATATAAGAGTggtttattgtttttgtttccATTTTATGCGTAATGCCAAATAATTTTCAGGCGTAATTGGATTGTCAACATATCCTAAAAATTATGCGGATTGTTCGACGCAATTGAGGAAACGCACTATGGGGCATTAAAAATgcgaatattttcaaatgttgtgccattttgattttaaattataaattgaacaATGCCTCATTTCACAATGTTtactttttgtatatgtatattgatcaaGAACAAGGTTTGGCATTATTATAATTGCCTtatgtattcaatataaaaGATAGTATGAAACTTTGAAAGGGCAGGTCATATTTTATAGTTGTAAAGTTTCAATCAACAATTCTAACATTCATTTTGTATAAGATTCTAAGACAAATTAATTCGCAACATTCTGAATACTAAGccataattatgaaataatgaTGTACATTTAAATTGACTGCACTCGAAAATCGTTCTGGTTATAATTGAGAGATTTCGAGCTAAACTTTcagaaaaagtttaatttttttcaatagtttGAGTATTCGAAAAGTGCAATTACATTTTTGGGTGATAAAATACTCTATTTGAACATTTTCAGTGTCTTTTAACCTAAGATTTCTTAATTCTATAGTCAAATAGAGTATATTATGAGTTTTCGATCACAATCTCATTACAATGTAAtcactaatattatataatctcaTACTTTTCAACAACACAAAAGGAAAAATTTCAACTTTCCCCGAGATTTGGACTTAATACCTCTCAACTATAATCATAACGTTCAATCGCTGTagcttaattaaatataattatttaaatcatattttaaataatcgtgtaattaattttgtacCATGGTAAAAATTTCAAAGATAGTGTGACCCATTTTCTTAACATAGATGCATTTTAATAAATGATGTCCTCGAATTTTGTTAGGAAATATCATAAATTTCAAGGCGTTTACGTTTGGgtagtcaaattttaattaatttttgcttCTGTTATTACATAATGATGCATCCTTTAGCACGtaatttgttcaatttaaattttctataaaaatcATCATTCCTATTCAGTAGAAGATATTCCAAAATTTTCGatgacattaatttttttttaaattttgatttgtactTCCAAGCAGTTATTAATTTAAAGTATTAAAGATTCATATTCTTATAAAGGATACGTATCAGAAATGATTACTAAACCATACCAGTATCTCAAGCATACCAAAttcgaattgaaaattaattagttCATTCATACAGATCTCAGTCAATCGATCACATctcaaaatgtaatttattatctTTTAAATGTATACTTTTATTTGACATATTTTAGAAGGATAGTATAATAATCAGGCTACaattcatattgaaaaaaaaagtctgTATACCATGTAATGTAATGGAATCATACTATATAAGATTTTAACTCTTTAAATCAGTGTGCTATTTTTATAGTACATgtaatatttagaataaaatagtggaaatctgataaaaatattcgaatttcgaatttattTCTATCAATTATTCTAAAGTAGCTTTATCTTTTGTAACTAGCAATTAATCATCATCATACTTGCCTTATATTGCATATAATTTAGCGAATATTTTAGAATTTCCGGTTAAAAAACGTTATAAAAAAACTGTAACGTTCATACAAACACATATGTAAttggaagtacatacatatatatgtatgtatatgttactgtcgaagtgtatttccagttgttatatattccaattttcattttaaatcattcatattcgaatacaacgcaactaataaattatgtataaataggtattcaattttcatactaattaaaaaaaatatataatacatacaatgaaaaCATTTGTTTCTGGTACAGTAAAACGTATGACGATTTTTTTATAGTGTATGAGTGTAAACGTATGAGTGTTTCTTATTTGATTGGtataatttaagaaaatattaaatttctataaatatacacatattagtCATATCAgtcgaattgtacatacatatgttcagttacaatatattccaactggcgcttTAGTTCATTCATATTCGTATACAATTcaaatagtaaattatatctctacaaacgcaaatatactttcaacaatgtgcgccagttgtaatataacagttgagttttgacagctctgatgtttttacgaatgctttagaattcaacaatgcgttGATATTTTCtaggtattacaaataaaggtaatgagtagtgtattacgataactctaagaatgagtacaaaacaaaaatgtgactttccaactcaatttactagtcgagtgatgtTTTCAAGAAAACCTAACCCCTCCATATAACCTGGTATCAACtaatagttgaactgtattttaagttgtaatatatttcgaccagttggaatgttatTCGCCATATGAGTCAAcctacgtgggttagacggaatatatttcaactagtcaaagtatattacaacttaaaatacacttcaactataacaatggttggtaccaggttagatggaacatattccaactagtcaaaatgtattacaactggaagatacacttcaactgtatcatatatgtatgtacataacacgaataacaaagaaaagtttcgtcatatacatatattttatttaaatcacacAATTTCAAAGAAACAAGTTTcagtcttaaaaaaaaataaacaaatatatggaaagaaattttcaaacaaaacaaaaaaatatatttgaatcgcaAAACAAAAAagagttttatatttcatagcttgaaaaaaatcataaaaaacacaACAAATAGGAGTAAATAAAACCACATCCAACAACGACAAGTAAGTAATAATCGGCGAGCTTTCAAATAAGTTGCAACTCATTTTGACATATCTATTGCTTGCGTTGGCGATGATGGAGTGAGCAGCGGCACGTGCGGCAATTAATGATGGATCGAGATCTGGTGAGATGATACTTTTCCACCGGAGCCATGTCCTCCATAGCCACCTCCATAACCACCTCCATAGCCACCTCCATAACTACCTCCAGAGATTCCGTGACCTCCGAATCCACCACCGAGTCCACCTCCGAGTCCACCACCGAGTCCACCTCCGAATCCTCCTCCAAGTCCTCCGAATCCACCAGCACCTCCGAATCCTCCAGCTCCTCCAGCACCTCCAGCTCCACCACCTCCTCCACCTACTACGACGGGCACTTGGCTTTCGACCACAATAGGCCTGGGTACAGCTACTGGAACGGGCCTGTTAACTGGGACTGGGTACGGCCTTGGGACTGGTACTTCAACCCTTTGGATCTGGACCACGCGGACTGGTACTCTGACGGTGTACGGTACTGGTCTGTTGACAGTGACTGGAACACGTCTTTCGACGGTGACGGTGTATGGTTGTGGTACTTCTACTGGTACTGGTCTGTTGACTGGGACACGTACTTCGACTGGGACACGACGTTCGACGGTTACTGGGTAGGGTTGGGGGACGGGGACTTCGACGGTGTTTACTTGGACTCCAGCATCTCCACCTCCAAAACCACCATCTCCACCTCCGAATCCACCATCTCCACCTCCGAATCCACCGGCTCCACCTCCGAATCCACCGGCTCCACCTCCGTATCCACCAGCTCCACCTCCGTATCCACCGGCTCCACCGCCGAACCCGTGTCCTCCGTCATATCCTCCTCCTTGGGAGAAGTCACTAGATCCTCCATAGTGACCTAGATCAGAAAGCCCACGTTTCTGCTGTTGCTTTTCCTCAGCAGAGGCAGCAGCTACAGCGAAAACGGCTGCTAACTTCAACAAGAtctgaaaaaatcaaatacaaaattcaAATTGAGCCACAAACTTACTAGACCTgataggttaggtattttagaCCGCACGCCTACTAAATTAATAACTTAATTTAGACGCAAATTGCAGACTCATCGTGCACTAGAGGTCGTTTAGTTTTATAAAGGCCTACCCCCACTCCTCGAAAAAGGTGCGCACAAGTCACGCTCAGTACACAATTCAAGCGTGCGCATCTTTTATATGGAATGAAGGTAGGTCTTTATAAATGTAACCACTTctaacttttaaatttttattttttacatatgtagatatataccaagaaggcttgacaggaagaccccaatgtgcgttcctggacaattaattacgaaCAATgcggcatttttattacataaatcactgtatttcgagaagctgaagaacaccatattaacaattaattaattaattaattaaattatccattgagacatctatggatttttagacttgtacataaatttttacaaattgtaaaaattaaggtAGGATAATTTTCGTTTCaaaaatgatcagataaaattggcaaactctgataagaaatgatcgacttggactgCAAGTCTAACCAACAGTATATTATAGATAAgtccgggatcgaacccaataatctcttggtgctaaacataaacgcaacacTATAATCCAGGTATAATATATACTGCATACATAGTAAATTGAGTCTATTTATCATTTGATTCTTCTAGGATGAAGTCTGTCTTTTATGTCATCCATTCAATGCATCGTAAGGGTTCGAACCTTACTATAATACAACAGTTCTTATTCTAATATATGGCTTTGCATCGATTTGAACGTGTCAAAAACCTAGCTTTGAACACCTAACCGTTCCATATAATGGAGAACTCACCATGAATGCCATCTTTGGTGATTCGAACTACCGTCTGTTGCCGACTGATGCCGTTTCCGAATTACCGCTCTCTTTTTATACAGAAAAGTAACA includes:
- the LOC143920997 gene encoding uncharacterized protein LOC143920997 isoform X1, coding for MAFIIAIKLIALLAVATGSELHKRGIHNLGHYSSGSEYSSSGLSGSLYGGLNGYGAGEGAGGGQVITNTIQVPVPQPYPVTVERRVPVEVRVPVNRPVPVEVPQPYPVTVERRIPVTVNRPVPYTVRVPVQVVEIQRVEVPVPRPYPVPVNRPVPVAVPRPIVVESQVPVVVGGGAGGGYDGGHGFGGGAGGYGGGAGGYGGGAGGFGGGAGGFGGGDGGFGGGDGGFGGGDAGVQVNTVEVPVPQPYPVTVERRVPVEVRVPVNRPVPVEVPQPYTVTVERRVPVTVNRPVPYTVRVPVRVVQIQRVEVPVPRPYPVPVNRPVPVAVPRPIVVESQVPVVVGGGGGGAGGAGGAGGFGGAGGFGGLGGGFGGGLGGGLGGGLGGGFGGHGISGGSYGGGYGGGYGGGYGGHGSGGKVSSHQISIHH
- the LOC143920997 gene encoding uncharacterized protein LOC143920997 isoform X2, producing the protein MAFMILLKLAAVFAVAAASAEEKQQQKRGLSDLGHYGGSSDFSQGGGYDGGHGFGGGAGGYGGGAGGYGGGAGGFGGGAGGFGGGDGGFGGGDGGFGGGDAGVQVNTVEVPVPQPYPVTVERRVPVEVRVPVNRPVPVEVPQPYTVTVERRVPVTVNRPVPYTVRVPVRVVQIQRVEVPVPRPYPVPVNRPVPVAVPRPIVVESQVPVVVGGGGGGAGGAGGAGGFGGAGGFGGLGGGFGGGLGGGLGGGLGGGFGGHGISGGSYGGGYGGGYGGGYGGHGSGGKVSSHQISIHH